TCACTCCTGTTGACGCATCGGATTTTTCGCGTTACATCACGTAACATGAAAATGGACGATCAACACAAGCGCGCCTATCGGCAGGTCGCGCGCGCTGCCGCGACGCAAGATACAGAGAATGCGATCGTGATCGCCTTCCGCGAATTGTTGAACGATAGATTCTACGACGAGATCACGCTCGACGATGTCGCTGCGGCCGCAAACACGACGCGCCAGACGGTCATTCGCCGGTTTGGCGCCAAGGCCAGTCTCCTGGCGGCGTTTACTCAACGGATCGGTGACGAAATCGAGACCCTCCGCGCCTCTTCGCCGACCGACGACGTGGCGGGCGCCGTCGCCGTGCTGGTCGCCGATTATGAGGCGACTGGCGACATGGTCATGCGCCTTCTCGCGCTCGAAGGGCGGATTCCCGACATCGAGCCGACGCTCGAGATCGGCCGCGCCGGCCATCGCCGTTGGGTGGAGACAACCTTTGGGCCCGGATTGAAGTCTTTCGGCAGGGCCGAACGCGCGGACCGGCTGGCCCAGATTCTGGTCGCGACGGACGTGTGGAGCTGGTTTCTCCTGCGCAGAACGCAAAAGAAATCCGTCGCCGAAACGAAGCGGCTGATGACCGAAATGATTTCACGACTTCTGCAAGATTGAGGGAGGGGCGACATGAACATGATCAGCGCGCGTCGGCGCTTGAACATTCTGTTTCTCGGCTGGGAGGGCGGCGGCAATGTTCCGCCCACGATTTCGGCTGTCCGCGCGCTCGTGGAACGCGGACATAACGTCCGATTTCTGGGCGACGACTGCATCCTCGATGAAGTCCGGGCGACTGGCGCCAAGGCGTCAGGCTGGCGGCGCGCGCCGAACCGTAAGGATCGTTCGCCCGAAAGCTGCTTCGCGCGCGACTGGGAGCAGCCCGACGCGGCATCGGCCTTTCGCGCCTGGGCGAAGGCGATTTTTCTCGAGCCCTCGGCCAGCTACGCAGAGGACGCAATGGAGGCGGCACGAGAGGCTCCGACTGATATGCTCATCGGTTCGGACCTCTTGTTCGGGGGCATGGTGGCCGCCGAAGCGCTCGGGCTGCCAAATGCGCTCCTGGCGACGAATGTCAGCCTGCTTCGTTTGCCCGGCCATCCGCCCTTCGGCCCCGGCCTGCTACCGGCCGCCAATGCTGAAGAGAGAGACGAACACGAGCATATCGCCCAAATGGGCGAGGCCATGTTCGACAGCTTCCTGCCGGCGCTGAACGAAGCGCGCACGCGTTTTGGACTGGCGCCTCTTTCCCGCACGCTCGATCAGCTGCGCCCTGACCGGCTTCTTCTCGCGACCTCGCCGTCGTTCGATCTGCCGGTCGCCTCGTTGCCGGATTTCATCCGCTATGTCGGACCGCTTCTCGAACAGCCGGCCTGGATCGATCGGCAAAAGCTATCTGCTCCGAGCGCGAATGAGCGTCCGCTCGTGCTGGTCTCGCTCAGCACCACCTATCAAGGACAAGACGCGACATTGGCCGCAATTGTGGGAGCCCTTGCCAATCTGCCGGTCCAAGGCGTCGTGACGCTGGGCAAGGCGCTGGAGGGACTCCAAATGTCGGCGCCGGCGAATGTGAAAATCGTCGCGGGTGCATCGCACGACGACATCCTGACTCGCGCCAGCGCCGTCGTTACGCACGCCGGACATGGGACAACGCTACGCGCGCTTCGTGCGGGCGCGCCAATTGTCGCCATGCCGATGGGACGCGACCAGAATGAAAACGCTGCGCGGATCGAATATCACGGCGTGGGAATCCGGCTCGACCCTTCGGCTCCGCAGCAAGAAATCGCTGCGGCGGTTCACCGAGTTATTTCTGAACCCGTCTTTGCGGCCAATGCCCGCAAATTGGCGCGCGCAATCGCCAACGAAGGCGGCGGCGCGCGGCGTTTCGTGGACGAGATCGAGGCGCTGGCTCGCGCGCGCGACGCTGCAGGATCGTCGCCGCGGCAAGCGGTGCATCGCGTCGCCTGAGAAGCGTCGGACTCTCCCATCGATCCCAAGAACCGCCTGCTGAAAGGAATATCAATGATCTCCGCCTGGTTCATGCGCTTCGGCGTCATATTCGCCATCGTCGGGATGGCTCTCGGCATCCACATGGGCGCCGCTCACGATTTTTCGCTTGCGCCTGTGCATGCCCACATCAACCTCGTTGGTTGGGTCTCAATGTTTCTCGCCGGACTGTTCTATCAGGCCCATCCGGAACGCCAGACGAAACTCGCGGCGGCTCATCTTGGCCTCGCCGTCACGGGCCTTCTCCTTATGGCGCCGGGGATAACGGCTCTGGCCCGCAACCTTCCCTGGGGCGAGCCCGTGGCCATTGCCGGCTCACTAGCGACTTTTGTTGCGACGCTCCTTTTCGCCTTCAATGTTTTTCGGGCTCGCCACACCCGCGGACGTTCCACACTTGATCATTTCGGGTCTGACCGCGCAGCTTGAGAAGGCCGACAAGCTCTTCGTCGCCGACTTTGCTGCGGCGCTCGGAGGCGCGGCGGCGCATCAGCCGGGCGGCGATGGCGGTCGCGGCGACCTGGGCGGCGGCGACTATGCCGCGCTCGATCGTCTAGCCGACGCCGATCCGGTTGCCTACGAGGCCGCGCTGGCGCGCATGTCGCCCGCCGAGCGCGACCGCTACGGCTTCTGAGGAAGGTCGCAGGCGGGCCGTTACTGGCCTGCCTGCGCCATAAGCGGGAGGGCGACAAATGATCGAAAGGTGGGACGCCAACCCGCCGATCGTCATCACCCCACGTTTCCCCATTTTTCTGAGGAGAAAGGAATCACAGCAGCGCTACCCAAGGTGAGGAGTCTTTCAGCAGAATGCGCGCGCGGCTATTTCAAGCTTCTGTATGCCTTCTTAGTGACCCACGCGAAAAATGAGATGGTCAGCACGAGCGTCAAGACGCTTAATCCCCCGATCAAGCCCTTAGCTGCTTGGTGCCCGTCTCCATTCAGCAGCGGGAATACAGTTCCGACGACCAAAAAAACGAGGGCTGCATTAATCCAGAACTTCGCGCTCATAGTTCATTTCCATTGTTTCTACCAAAGTGTAGATACACAAGCACGACGAGGGGGATCAGCCCTAGTCCGCCGAATATGATTAGAACTGTAGAAACGCCAAACATAAGTGCCCGCTGATTTTGGTTTGTGCTATTATACCATTCTTGCATTGGGGATGATCCGATCGAAGTGTGTTGCATCTGTGTGATGCTTTTCGGCCCCTTTGGGGCCGACAGGCCGGATACCGACCTTGCTGTCCCCAAGTCGGCGAATTTTGGCAAAAGATCGTGTAGATTTCCCCAATGCGCAGCTTTCATTGGAGATGCGCCGGTTCGCGCCTTAAGCGGATCATTAAGGAAGTGCTGGCGGAAAGGGGTCGGCGCTGGTCGAGCCGCGCGGATGAAGACTTCTCCCATCGGCGGACGTATCGTCAGGACATGACCCACGTCCTTGTCACGCCCGAGCGCGCAGCCTTTCTGCGTCAACGCCTCAAGGAGAAGCTCGCCGAGCGGCGGGCGGCCAAGGCGGCCTTCGCGTCGGTGTGCGCGAGGCTTGCGACCGAGCCACGGTCGTCGTTCGGCAAGGAGTTCGCGCTCTCGTTTGAGGAAGTGATTCCCGAACTCGGTCGGCGACAGCGCAGCGCATTTAATCGATAATCGCGCTGGACTGTCATAGAAGTGGTCCGGGAGGGGCGCGGTGAATATTGAATTCATTGAGATTGCGAGCTTTCGGAAGCTTCTATCGATCCGAATCGACCTTTCGACCACGACAACCTTGTTCGTCGGCGCGAACAATAGCGGCAAGACCTCGGCAATGCTTGCGCTTAGACGTTTCTTGTCGCCCCGGCGATGCCTGTTCGAGATACACGATTTCACGCTCTGCCATTGGCCCGCGATCAACTCTATCGGCGAAGGCTGGATAGCCGCCCGCGCAGGGGGCGAGATCGTCAACATCGTTATCGACCCGTGGGTCGAGCTGCTGCCGACGCTCGACCTCTGGCTCCAAGTGGGGCCTGGCGAGATGCACCATGTGCGAGACCTGATCCCCACCCTCGACTGGGAGGGCGGCCGTCTCGGCGTGCGGCTCCGGTATGAGCCCAAAGACCTTAATCTCCTGTATAAGGAGTTCATGGCGGCGATCTCGGACGCGGACGTCATACGCCGGGCCGCTTTGGAGGCCGCCGAGACAGCCACGCCGGACGCGGAGTCGCAGGTTGCTCCGCCGAAGCTCACCGTCTGGCCAGCCTGCCTAACCGATTTCCTCGGCAAGCGACTTGGCTCGCACTTCGCTATCCGCGCCTATGCGCTTGATCCCGCAAAGCTGGCGGCGCCACAGAAGTCTCAAGCGCGACCTCAGATCCTTGGAGCAGCGTCGTTGCCGCTCGAAGGCGACCCACTCAAGGGGTTGATCTGCGTCCATGACATTCCGGCGCAGCGCGGATTAGGCGAGGAGCCGACGGGTGACGATGATGATGATTCACCAGCGGGATCGCCTAGCAGTCGCCTCTCCGATCAACTCAGAAGCTACTGGGCAAAGCACCTCGACCCGGCGAAGAGTCCCGACCCCAAAGACATAGGAGCCTTGCAGGCGATCGAAGCCGCGCAGGAGGCGTTCGACAAGAGGCTGACGGAGAGCTTCGCCGCCGCCTTCAGCGAGGTCGAGGGTATGGGATACCCAGGCGTGACTGATCCAAGGCCGCGAGTATCCACGCGTTTAAAGCCGATCGACGGCCTCAATCATTCCACTGCCATAAGCTTTGAGGTCGATGTGATCGAGGAGAGCGGCGTGGTTACACCGCTCCTTCGCCTCCCCGAGAGCAACAACGGACTGGGCTATCAGAACCTGATCTCGATGATCTTTAGGCTGATGAGCTTTCGCGATGCTTGGATGCGGGTCGGCAAGGCATCGAAAAGCCCAACGGCTACCATCACTGAGCCTCTTCATTTGGTTCTCGTCGAAGAGCCGGAGGCGCACCTCCACGCGCAAGTGCAGCAGGTCTTCATCAAGAAGGCTTACAGCGTCCTCCGCGCGCATGATGGCCTCAAGGAGAGCACGGAGCTGTGCACGCAGCTCGTCGTCAGCACACATTCGAGCCATGTCGCCCATGAGACCTCGTTCTCGTCCTTGCGCTACTTCCGCAGGCTGCCAGCGGGAATGGTGGCGAAGGTGCCCGTGTCGACCGTCGTGAACTTGTCCGAGGTGTTCGGAACGGCTTCGGCGACCGAACGGTTCGTTACGCGATACCTGCGCTCTCAGCATGCTGATCTTTTCTTCGCGGACGCCGCCATCCTCGTGGAGGGGCCGGCAGAGCGGATGCTGCTCCCGAACTTTATCCGCGAACATTACGATCCGCTTAACCAATGTTACATCACGCTCCTTGAGATTGGTGGGAGCCACGCTCACCGGCTGCAATCCTTGATCGAGCACCTCGGCCTGCTGACACTGATCGTCACCGACCTCGACACGCTTGATAAGAGGGGTGGATCATCTGTTCAGCCCTCACCGGGAGTGGAGCAGGTCACCAACAATGCGACCTTGAAGACCTGGGTGCCTAAACTTGAGGATGCCGATCTGTTGCTGAACGCTGACGGAAAGGTGAAGGTCGAAATTCATGATCAACTATTCGAGATTCGAGTCGCCTATCAGGTTCCGCTTAAGGTAACCCGTCCTGGCGCTTCTGTGGAGGAGACGGCCTATCCTTATACCTTCGAGGATGCCTTGGTGTTCGAGAACTTGTCCTTCTTCAGCACGTTTGCCGGAAGTGGCCTCGTCAAGAAATTCCGCGACGCCATCAATGACGGCACGAGTGCAGCCGACATAGGCAAGCGCTTCTTCGTCGCGCTGAAGGACGGAAAGAAAGCCGAATTCGCGCTCGATGTGCTCGAAGCGGAGGCCTTCTCTAAGCTAACGGTTCCTCATTACATCGCCGAAGGTCTCGAGTGGCTGCAAGGGCAGCTCAAGAAGAAGCAGGTCGAAGTCCTGCCCAATCCCAAAGAGGAGGCGGCATGACGATTGGGACCGACGACGACAATTACGATGCCGAGGCCGATAAGACGATCATGGCGTGCCTCGATCTCGCAAAGCCACGCAGCTTCTTCCTCTACGCCGGTGCGGGCTCCGGAAAGACGCGGTCGCTGGTGAACGCGATACGGGCCATTTGCCGTGACCAGGGGCGGCACCTT
The nucleotide sequence above comes from Methylocystis parvus OBBP. Encoded proteins:
- a CDS encoding TetR/AcrR family transcriptional regulator; the protein is MDDQHKRAYRQVARAAATQDTENAIVIAFRELLNDRFYDEITLDDVAAAANTTRQTVIRRFGAKASLLAAFTQRIGDEIETLRASSPTDDVAGAVAVLVADYEATGDMVMRLLALEGRIPDIEPTLEIGRAGHRRWVETTFGPGLKSFGRAERADRLAQILVATDVWSWFLLRRTQKKSVAETKRLMTEMISRLLQD
- a CDS encoding glycosyltransferase — protein: MNMISARRRLNILFLGWEGGGNVPPTISAVRALVERGHNVRFLGDDCILDEVRATGAKASGWRRAPNRKDRSPESCFARDWEQPDAASAFRAWAKAIFLEPSASYAEDAMEAAREAPTDMLIGSDLLFGGMVAAEALGLPNALLATNVSLLRLPGHPPFGPGLLPAANAEERDEHEHIAQMGEAMFDSFLPALNEARTRFGLAPLSRTLDQLRPDRLLLATSPSFDLPVASLPDFIRYVGPLLEQPAWIDRQKLSAPSANERPLVLVSLSTTYQGQDATLAAIVGALANLPVQGVVTLGKALEGLQMSAPANVKIVAGASHDDILTRASAVVTHAGHGTTLRALRAGAPIVAMPMGRDQNENAARIEYHGVGIRLDPSAPQQEIAAAVHRVISEPVFAANARKLARAIANEGGGARRFVDEIEALARARDAAGSSPRQAVHRVA
- a CDS encoding AAA family ATPase, with the translated sequence MNIEFIEIASFRKLLSIRIDLSTTTTLFVGANNSGKTSAMLALRRFLSPRRCLFEIHDFTLCHWPAINSIGEGWIAARAGGEIVNIVIDPWVELLPTLDLWLQVGPGEMHHVRDLIPTLDWEGGRLGVRLRYEPKDLNLLYKEFMAAISDADVIRRAALEAAETATPDAESQVAPPKLTVWPACLTDFLGKRLGSHFAIRAYALDPAKLAAPQKSQARPQILGAASLPLEGDPLKGLICVHDIPAQRGLGEEPTGDDDDDSPAGSPSSRLSDQLRSYWAKHLDPAKSPDPKDIGALQAIEAAQEAFDKRLTESFAAAFSEVEGMGYPGVTDPRPRVSTRLKPIDGLNHSTAISFEVDVIEESGVVTPLLRLPESNNGLGYQNLISMIFRLMSFRDAWMRVGKASKSPTATITEPLHLVLVEEPEAHLHAQVQQVFIKKAYSVLRAHDGLKESTELCTQLVVSTHSSHVAHETSFSSLRYFRRLPAGMVAKVPVSTVVNLSEVFGTASATERFVTRYLRSQHADLFFADAAILVEGPAERMLLPNFIREHYDPLNQCYITLLEIGGSHAHRLQSLIEHLGLLTLIVTDLDTLDKRGGSSVQPSPGVEQVTNNATLKTWVPKLEDADLLLNADGKVKVEIHDQLFEIRVAYQVPLKVTRPGASVEETAYPYTFEDALVFENLSFFSTFAGSGLVKKFRDAINDGTSAADIGKRFFVALKDGKKAEFALDVLEAEAFSKLTVPHYIAEGLEWLQGQLKKKQVEVLPNPKEEAA